The following are encoded together in the Arcobacter aquimarinus genome:
- the chrA gene encoding chromate efflux transporter: protein MINISIFWHFFILGLFSFGGPIAHIGYFRKKFVEELKWLSDEEFSKIVALSQFLPGPSSSQVGFTIGLNKGGIFGAILAFIAFTTPSFLLLYLAATFQNAYENSSVIYALMSGLKLFAVVIVADATFSMFKTLCKTTLSKIIFVFATLFLIFNQSFFSQILVLVVSGLVALFFIKEKNETKMRYEKPYILPLVIFLILLIFLPFFANQDKLLSLFNSFYQVGSLVFGGGHVVLPLIKSNINIDENSFLVAYSLAQAVPGPMFTIASYIGVVALEESPFLGAVVATFAIFLPGFLLILAFYKSFESYSKNPTISKIVTGINASVVAILFSVLLTIVIPSGIINIYDLIFAILGFFMIRKFKISILLLILFYCGYGFIGSLYV, encoded by the coding sequence AAAAAAATTTGTTGAAGAATTAAAATGGCTAAGTGATGAAGAATTTTCTAAAATCGTAGCACTTAGCCAGTTTTTACCAGGACCGAGCTCATCACAAGTTGGTTTTACAATAGGATTAAATAAAGGCGGAATTTTTGGTGCGATATTGGCTTTTATTGCATTTACAACTCCTTCTTTTTTACTTTTATATTTAGCTGCAACTTTTCAAAATGCTTATGAAAACAGTAGTGTGATTTATGCTTTGATGAGTGGATTAAAACTTTTTGCTGTGGTAATTGTGGCTGATGCAACTTTTAGTATGTTTAAGACACTTTGTAAAACTACATTAAGTAAAATAATTTTTGTTTTTGCAACACTATTTTTGATTTTTAATCAAAGTTTTTTTAGTCAAATTTTAGTTTTAGTGGTTTCAGGTTTAGTTGCACTATTTTTTATAAAAGAGAAAAATGAAACTAAAATGAGATATGAAAAACCTTATATTTTGCCTTTAGTTATTTTTTTGATTTTATTGATATTTTTGCCATTTTTTGCAAATCAAGATAAATTATTAAGTCTGTTTAACTCTTTTTATCAAGTTGGAAGTTTGGTTTTTGGAGGAGGGCATGTTGTTCTTCCTTTAATTAAAAGTAACATAAATATTGATGAAAATAGTTTTTTAGTTGCTTACTCACTAGCTCAAGCAGTTCCTGGACCTATGTTTACTATTGCTTCATATATTGGAGTTGTGGCTTTAGAAGAATCACCATTTTTAGGTGCTGTTGTTGCTACATTTGCCATTTTTTTACCAGGATTTCTTTTGATTTTAGCTTTTTATAAAAGTTTTGAAAGTTACTCAAAAAATCCTACTATTTCAAAAATAGTTACAGGAATTAATGCAAGTGTTGTTGCTATTTTATTTAGTGTTTTACTTACAATAGTTATTCCAAGTGGAATTATAAATATTTATGATTTGATTTTTGCAATACTTGGATTTTTTATGATTAGAAAATTTAAAATATCCATATTACTTTTGATTTTGTTTTATTGTGGATATGGATTTATAGGAAGTTTGTATGTTTGA
- a CDS encoding permease: MFDWLVNLSAIFVFDNLGLEKGSHLGEALHFFIYDTIKIFILLVTIIFLVTFLRSYFPVEKIRDYLVGKHKLIGHIFAAFFGILTPFCSCSAIPLFLGFLQARIPLGVTFSYLISAPLSDAVVIALLFSLFGWKITLLYIGFALLIAIIAGLVIGAMNLEKEVLIEVKPLNSCCGTLNEDKTLISVRLKESWEYTKDIFKKIYLYVIVGIAIGAFIHGYIPAEFISKYAGGDVWYAPIVAVFMGIPMYSNAAGILPLVEVLTQKGMLLGTALSFMMAVVALSLPEALILKRVLSLKLISIFFGTVGFAILLTGYIFNYLIG, translated from the coding sequence ATGTTTGATTGGTTAGTTAATTTAAGTGCGATATTTGTATTTGATAATTTAGGACTTGAAAAAGGAAGCCATTTAGGTGAGGCTTTACACTTTTTTATTTATGACACTATAAAAATATTTATACTTTTAGTAACAATTATTTTTTTAGTTACATTTTTACGAAGTTATTTTCCTGTTGAAAAAATAAGAGATTATTTAGTTGGAAAACATAAACTTATAGGACATATTTTTGCAGCATTTTTTGGTATTTTGACACCTTTTTGTTCTTGTAGTGCAATTCCACTTTTTTTAGGTTTTTTACAAGCTAGAATTCCTTTGGGAGTTACTTTTTCATATTTGATATCAGCACCACTTAGTGATGCAGTTGTAATTGCACTGTTATTTTCACTTTTTGGTTGGAAAATTACTCTGCTTTATATAGGTTTTGCTTTATTAATAGCAATAATTGCAGGGTTAGTAATAGGAGCTATGAATTTAGAAAAGGAGGTTTTAATAGAAGTAAAACCTCTAAATAGTTGTTGTGGTACTTTAAATGAAGATAAAACTTTAATATCTGTAAGATTAAAAGAATCGTGGGAATATACAAAAGATATATTTAAAAAAATATATTTATATGTAATTGTTGGTATTGCAATTGGAGCATTTATTCATGGATATATTCCAGCTGAATTTATAAGTAAATATGCAGGTGGAGATGTTTGGTATGCACCAATAGTTGCAGTTTTTATGGGAATTCCGATGTATTCAAATGCAGCTGGAATTTTACCACTTGTGGAAGTTTTAACACAAAAAGGAATGTTACTTGGAACTGCGCTATCATTTATGATGGCAGTTGTAGCTTTGAGTCTTCCTGAAGCCTTGATATTAAAAAGAGTTTTAAGCTTAAAACTTATCTCTATATTTTTTGGAACAGTTGGATTTGCTATACTTCTAACAGGGTATATATTTAATTATTTAATAGGATAG
- a CDS encoding thioredoxin family protein: protein MKIEILGTGCTKCKNLEENTKQAVAKIGGFHEVKKVEDIVEIMNYGVMSTPALVVDGVVKSTGKLLGVEEIIVLLKN from the coding sequence ATGAAAATAGAAATTTTAGGTACAGGTTGTACAAAGTGCAAAAACCTTGAAGAAAATACAAAACAAGCAGTTGCAAAAATTGGTGGATTTCATGAAGTTAAAAAAGTAGAAGATATAGTTGAAATTATGAATTATGGTGTTATGAGTACACCTGCACTTGTAGTCGATGGAGTTGTAAAAAGTACAGGAAAACTTTTAGGTGTAGAAGAGATAATAGTTTTACTTAAAAATTAA